The Sphingobium sp. BYY-5 genome includes a window with the following:
- a CDS encoding TonB-dependent receptor, which yields MRTMLFASAAVIACASSHASAEDASPSSSTTGPGVNIIVTASPIAHDRDDTPSIVAKVDADQIRHQGGATISDALARVPGIAASGFATGASRPIIRGLDANRVRILEDGTSVSDVSDIGPDHGIPIDPLAAQSIEVVRGAGTLRYGSQAIGGVVNVINNRVPGALSSHPISGELEGSYGSVSDLWQGAGMLDASLGQFALHADGFVRDAGDYDTPLGTQQNSFFHGHGGSLGGSYFFGSNNDSHIGAAVTQYDARYGIPSDSSYIDMRQTKVMTKSSFALGDGLLKSLSLDGSYADYAHDEKDPDGTILTTFKNKEYNGRAELLFNRIGFVDNSALGVEYQHRDYSALGDDSSYLFPSTMESIAGYLFADTSVTNRLHLETSGRVENVKINGTPASDLFTKREFTPLSGAVGALYTVSPAIKLGLTFSSTGRAPAMAELFARGGHDGPDTFETGDPFLKMERANSLEGTLRVRSGAFRFDGSVYSSWFHNYIYGDLTGRTCDDDGVCAVDGDGDLRELNYRQQDAHFRGLEGEASYDLVKTDHGTFRFNILGDYTRATLHDGDNVPRIPPYRIGGGLNWSGDRLDAGFNLIYAGRQDKAGRFDTSTPSYVSLDGQVAIRPFPQYPGVELAIVGQNLTNDVQRLATALNKDDVVMPGRRIMATLKLATF from the coding sequence ATGCGCACCATGCTCTTTGCCAGCGCGGCCGTTATTGCCTGTGCCTCTTCCCACGCATCCGCCGAGGATGCGTCTCCCTCCTCATCCACGACCGGCCCCGGCGTGAACATCATCGTCACCGCATCCCCGATCGCGCACGATCGTGACGATACGCCCTCCATCGTTGCGAAAGTCGATGCCGACCAAATCCGGCATCAGGGCGGCGCAACCATCTCCGATGCGCTGGCGCGCGTGCCGGGCATCGCGGCCAGCGGCTTTGCTACGGGCGCCAGCCGGCCCATCATTCGCGGCCTGGACGCCAATCGCGTCCGGATATTGGAGGACGGCACGAGTGTGTCCGACGTTTCTGATATCGGGCCGGATCATGGCATTCCCATTGATCCCCTGGCGGCGCAAAGCATTGAAGTGGTGCGAGGAGCCGGCACACTACGCTATGGCAGCCAGGCCATCGGCGGGGTCGTCAACGTGATTAACAATCGCGTGCCGGGCGCCCTATCCAGCCATCCGATTTCCGGGGAACTGGAAGGAAGCTATGGCAGTGTGTCGGACCTTTGGCAGGGGGCAGGGATGCTTGATGCCTCCCTTGGCCAGTTCGCCCTGCATGCCGACGGTTTCGTCAGGGACGCCGGTGACTATGACACACCGCTGGGTACGCAGCAGAATAGCTTCTTCCATGGCCATGGTGGATCGCTAGGCGGATCCTATTTCTTCGGTTCGAACAATGACAGCCATATCGGCGCGGCCGTGACGCAATATGACGCCAGATACGGCATACCAAGCGACAGCAGCTATATCGACATGCGTCAGACAAAGGTTATGACCAAATCCTCCTTCGCATTGGGTGATGGGCTGCTCAAATCCCTCAGTCTGGACGGCAGCTATGCCGATTATGCGCATGATGAAAAGGACCCGGACGGCACCATCCTCACCACCTTCAAGAACAAGGAATATAACGGAAGAGCCGAATTGCTTTTCAACCGGATCGGCTTTGTGGATAATTCGGCGTTGGGCGTCGAATATCAGCACCGTGATTATTCGGCATTGGGTGATGACAGCAGCTATCTATTCCCATCGACCATGGAAAGCATTGCCGGCTATCTCTTCGCTGACACCAGTGTGACCAACCGGCTGCATCTGGAAACCAGCGGTCGGGTCGAAAATGTGAAGATCAACGGCACTCCCGCATCCGACTTGTTCACAAAACGCGAATTCACGCCGCTCAGCGGTGCCGTCGGTGCGCTCTACACAGTTAGTCCAGCCATCAAGCTTGGCCTGACCTTCTCCAGCACCGGACGCGCGCCTGCCATGGCTGAACTGTTCGCGCGCGGAGGACATGACGGGCCTGACACCTTCGAGACCGGCGATCCCTTCCTCAAGATGGAACGCGCCAATTCGCTGGAGGGCACGTTGCGCGTTCGGAGCGGTGCTTTCCGCTTCGATGGTAGCGTCTACAGCAGTTGGTTCCACAATTATATCTATGGCGACCTGACAGGCAGGACTTGTGATGATGACGGTGTTTGCGCGGTGGATGGCGATGGCGACTTGCGTGAACTGAACTATCGTCAGCAGGATGCCCATTTCCGTGGCTTGGAAGGCGAAGCCAGCTATGATCTGGTCAAGACCGATCACGGCACTTTCCGCTTCAATATATTGGGGGATTATACGCGCGCGACGCTGCATGACGGTGATAACGTGCCCCGGATACCGCCTTATCGCATTGGCGGCGGATTGAACTGGTCGGGCGATCGCCTCGACGCCGGTTTCAACCTCATCTATGCGGGGCGGCAGGACAAGGCTGGCCGGTTCGATACATCGACCCCATCATATGTTTCGCTCGACGGTCAGGTCGCTATCCGTCCCTTCCCCCAATATCCGGGCGTCGAACTGGCCATTGTCGGTCAGAATCTCACCAATGACGTCCAGCGGCTGG